One genomic segment of Panicum virgatum strain AP13 chromosome 2N, P.virgatum_v5, whole genome shotgun sequence includes these proteins:
- the LOC120657992 gene encoding probable LRR receptor-like serine/threonine-protein kinase At1g56140 isoform X4 — translation MGPIPSFIGQFSGMQHLSLGFNPFSGPLPKELGNLTNLNLLGISLDNFSGGLPEDLGNLSKLEQLYIDSSGFSGPFPSTFSKLKKLKILRASDNDFTGKIPDYFGSLTNMEDLVLHGNSFEGPIPASLSNLTRLTNLIVGDIVNGSSSLAFISSLTSLSTLILRNCKLSGNLGAVNISKLANLILLDLSFNNITGQVPRSILTLDKLEFLFLGNNSLTGSLPDVKSVLLKNLDFSYNRLTGRFPSWTTESDLHLNLVANNFVLDSTNDSILPSGLNCLQQDTPCFLGSPQYYSFAVDCGSNRSMTGSDNTMYDVDPTDLGASSYYVTGQTRWGVSNVGKFNQAPNGSNIIYSSIEQFQNAADSELFQTARMSASSLRYYGLGLENGNYTVVLQFAETAYPDTQTWQSLGRRVFDIYVQGSLREKNFNIRKTAGGKSFTAVSKSYTATVSKNFLEIHLFWAGKGTCCIPKQGYYGPMISALCVTPDFTPTVRNGVLKKKSKAGAITGIVIGAAVLGLAALFGIFVFTKRRRRLARQQQELYDLIGQPDVFSYAELKLATDNFSPQNILGEGGYGPVYKGTLTDGRAIAVKQLSESSHQGKRQFVAEVATISAVQHRNLVKLHGCCIDSNTHLLVYEYLENGSLDRALFGKNSRLKLDWSTRFEIILGIAKGLAYLHEESSIRIVHRDIKASNVLLDADLTPKVSDFGLAKLYDENKSHVSTTRIAGTFGYLAPEYAMRGQLTEKADVFAFGVVALEAVSGRPNTSNSLEESDIYILERAWDLYEGKQPLRILDPRLEKFDAGEALRVIHVALMCTQGSPHRRPPMSRVVAMLTGKAEVAEEMAKPSYAIITESQLRGRDSSCGTSSYWGWSTTPEFSRQKEVDPLTQSPTIAGASHEIEGM, via the exons ATGGGTCCAATTCCATCATTCATTGGGCAATTTTCTGGAATGCAACACTT GAGCCTGGGATTCAATCCATTCTCTGGGCCACTTCCAAAGGAACTTGGGAACCTCACGAATCTCAATTTGCT AGGCATCAGTTTGGACAATTTTAGCGGTGGACTTCCTGAAGATCTGGGCAATCTGTCCAAACTTGAGCAATT GTACATTGATAGTAGTGGCTTTAGCGGTCCCTTCCCTTCAACGTTCTCAAAGCTTAAAAAGCTGAAGATTCT GCGAGCATCGGATAATGATTTCACAGGGAAAATACCTGATTATTTTGGGAGTTTGACAAATATGGAAGATCT GGTACTCCACGGAAATTCTTTTGAGGGCCCGATTCCAGCAAGTTTGTCTAATCTAACCAGGCTGACAAACTT AATTGTTGGTGATATTGTAAATGGAAGCTCTTCGTTGGCCTTCATCAGTAGTCTGACATCTTTGAGTACCCT GATATTGAGGAACTGCAAGTTATCTGGTAATCTTGGAGCAGTTAATATTTCTAAGCTTGCAAATTTAATCTTGCT GGACTTGAGTTTTAATAATATCACAGGTCAAGTTCCTCGATCAATCCTTACTCTGGACAAACTTGAATTCCT GTTTCTTGGGAACAATAGCCTTACAGGAAGCCTACCTGATGTGAAAAGtgttttattaaaaaattt AGATTTTTCATATAACCGGCTCACCGGAAGGTTTCCTTCTTGGACTACTGAGAGCGATTTGCATCT GAATTTGGTGGCAAACAACTTCGTTCTTGATAGCACCAACGACAG TATTCTACCTTCAGGACTAAACTGCCTCCAGCAAGACACTCCTTGTTTCCTTGGTTCTCCACAAT ATTATTCCTTCGCGGTAGACTGCGGCAGTAATAGGTCTATGACAGGGTCAGATAATACTATGTACGATGTAGATCCTACAGACCTTGGGGCTTCATCATATTATGTTACCGGTCAAACAAGATGGGGTGTCAGCAATGTAGGAAAATTCAACCAGGCCCCAAATGGAAGTAACATAATATATAGCTCCATCGAGCAGTTTCAGAATGCAGCAGATTCAGAACTGTTCCAAACAGCAAGGATGTCAGCATCGTCACTGAGATACTACGGCCTTGGACTTGAGAATGGAAATTACACTGTTGTGCTTCAATTTGCAGAGACTGCTTATCCGGACACACAGACTTGGCAAAGCCTAGGAAGGAGAGTCTTTGACATATATGTCCAG GGTTCTCTTAGAGAAAAGAACTTCAATATAAGGAAGACAGCTGGTGGAAAATCTTTTACTGCAGTTAGCAAGAGTTACACAGCAACTGTGTCAAAAAACTTCCTTGAGATCCATCTCTTCTGGGCTGGCAAGGGCACTTGCTGCATCCCTAAACAAGGTTACTATGGGCCGATGATCTCAGCATTATGCGTTACTCCAG attttactCCAACTGTGCGAAATGGTGTActgaaaaagaaaagcaaagctGGAGCAATTACTGGAATAGTGATCGGTGCAGCAGTTTTAGGATTAGCAGCCTTATTTGGAATATTTGTGTTCACTAAAAGGAGAAGAAGGCTAGCACGACAGCAACAAG AACTGTACGACCTGATTGGACAACCTGATGTCTTCAGTTATGCTGAACTCAAGTTAGCTACAGATAATTTCAGCCCTCAGAACATTCTTGGAGAAGGCGGATACGGGCCAGTCTATAAG GGTACACTAACTGATGGAAGAGCAATAGCCGTGAAACAACTCTCTGAATCATCTCATCAGGGGAAAAGACAGTTCGTGGCAGAGGTTGCAACCATTTCTGCTGTCCAACACAGGAATCTTGTCAAACTGCATGGATGCTGCATTGACAGTAACACACATTTGTTGGTCTATGAGTACCTTGAAAATGGAAGCCTTGATCGAGCTCTCTTCG GAAAAAATAGTAGGTTGAAGCTAGACTGGTCAACACGCTTTGAGATCATTTTAGGCATTGCCAAAGGCCTAGCTTATCTTCATGAGGAGTCCAGCATCCGCATCGTGCACAGGGACATCAAGGCCAGCAATGTGCTCCTTGACGCCGATCTCACCCCCAAGGTCTCCGACTTTGGACTCGCCAAGCTCTACGACGAGAACAAGTCGCATGTCAGCACGACAAGAATCGCCGGCACATT TGGCTATCTGGCTCCTGAGTATGCAATGAGAGGCCAGCTGACTGAAAAGGCCGATGTCTTCGCATTCGGGGTGGTCGCTCTGGAGGCTGTCTCTGGCCGACCCAACACCAGTAACTCCCTCGAGGAAAGTGACATCTATATCTTAGAAAGG GCATGGGACCTGTATGAAGGGAAGCAACCACTGCGAATCCTGGACCCAAGGCTGGAGAAGTTCGACGCCGGGGAAGCTCTGAGAGTCATCCATGTCGCGCTCATGTGCACGCAGGGCTCGCCGCACCGGCGGCCGCCGATGTCGAGGGTGGTGGCAATGCTTACCGGGAAAGCCGAGGTGGCTGAGGAGATGGCAAAGCCAAGCTACGCCATCATCACTGAATCGCAGCTCAGGGGCCGGGACAGTAGCTGCGGCACGAGCAGCTACTGGGGGTGGTCGACCACCCCTGAGTTCAGCAGGCAGAAAGAGGTCGACCCTCTCACCCAGTCGCCGACGATCGCCGGAGCAAGCCACGAGATCGAGGGAATGTGA